TCTTTGGGGCTTAACTGATTACTGGATGGGGACTTCCGCTGGTTAGGACACACTCTGTGGCTGTGTTTAATTGAGACATCGAGTCATTCATAGCAGGTCATGTGTGTAAACTAAGAGATATGAATGATGCAGTGTGTCAGTGATATTCCTATAGGACTGTTCTCAGCTGCTAGTCTAAAATTAACCACCCTCTCCATTGGTCATAGACCCCTAAAGCCTTTTTATGGCTTCAGTGTGCCAACAAGGGGGGAGaaacacaagagagagagagagagagagagaaaccgcACCAAGGGACCAGGTCAGTGGAGTTTACATTAATTATTACACAGACATAAATATAAAGCCTGTAGTTAAGGATAagtcattaattaaaaatgtatattacatttatttaaacaaaaacaccaaACACAGAACATAAATCTGACACTTGATTTAAATCAATGAACACATCTATGGTACACTGTGTTCGTGTGCTCTTCTCTATGCCGTTTGTGACTGAAAACTAACACTTAATAGATAATAAGCAGTGATTAAATCCCATTTTCAATCTCAGTCTTGGAATAAACTGATTCTTGTGGCAATCCACATTTAAAAACCTGATTTGTTCTAGAATTGACCTTAATTTGCGTTTAGTAAACTGGTGGAGTGTGTCATCATTTGTAGATTAGTTTATTGTGTACAATATCTCAGTTTATTTATGCCATTATTTTCTCCAGCTCCATGTCTATGTCTCAGATCACCCCGACTCTTTTCCTGGGTGGAGCAGATGCTCCACTGAACCAGGCACTGGTGACCCGTAAGGGGATCACTCTCATCGTTAACGCCACACTCTCACATCTTTGTCCCTCATACCCTGGCGTGGAGTGCATTCGAGTGGCTGTGTCTGACCTTCCCAGCGCCCGGCTGAGCGAGCACTTTGACCGAGTCGCTTCACGTATCCATAGCAACCGAGCGGGCGGCACCCTGGTCCACTGCGCTGCCGGAATGAGCCGCTCACCCGCACTCATCATGGCCTACCTTATGAAGTACAGAGGAGTGACCCTCCAGCAGGCCCACAGCTGGGTCCAGAGAAGTCGACCCTACATCCGCCTCAACGCCGGCTTCTGGGAACAGCTTCTGGACTACGAGAGGAAACTGTATggaaaaaacactgtaaaagtgGCCATACCACTGGAGCCGCTGCCACTACCACAGGTCAAAGCTCCCAAAACACCCAAACTGACCCCCAGACTCAGCCTTAGGGAATGTCCCCCGTCCCCAAGACTGAGCCGCCTTAGACGCTTCACTTTATCAAAAATCATCTGATAACGGACATGTTTTTGTGAGAATCTGTAATGGCTGACAATTCAGCTATACActgttacacatttttaaatctaaCGTTCAAATTGTGTATGTGCACTGTAGTAAATAGGGCACAGTGTGGGACACAGCACTGGATGTGGACTAAGTGGGTTGCCTGATGTTTTGAGAATATACCtcaatttcttattttttttgtttgtttgtttgtttcagaaACTCttaatgaaccaatagaaattttccaaaattactttaaatattttcaccTCCTACACCCAAATTTAAggatattttacttttttcttgTGAAGTTTTATCATGACACTGACAATATGTTTCCTTTCAACAGTGATTTTTAACACTAGGTGTGTTTTTCTGGCAGGAATTCCAGgtccaaataaaaaacatatttcatatttcaccaTGAACTGAATTATTCTATAACATTATTCAGTCAATCCGTCTGAGAAGCAAAAAATCCACAGCCATGGTGTTTATCTCACCTGCTTCACTGTATATTGAAAGACCTGGGCCACAAGTGGGATGggatttgtttctttttaggtttgtgatgtaaaAATATCTGGTTATCTGgatctgtgtttctgtgattgtctTTGGCACGCTAAAGGTTCAAAGTGGCAATGCTCAGCCAGAGTGTCGACcacttatttcactcatgatatGTCTGCTACAGCATAaactgcatcacacacacacacacacacacacacacacgtcaagGTTAAACAATTGATTTCCACTGGAGGgagtgaaaataatttaaaaattataaaataatttaaagctGATATCTTTTATAAATCCAGTTTTCAGAAGTCCAGTTTAtggccaacagggggcgctgtgggaacATAAAGAACAAAGGCTGAGGCAGACAGttgagatgaatgaatggaaagtCTGGATTTAGCCAATCTGCCGAGATAAGAACTGCTTTGAAATATCTCTGGCAGGACCCACATGCCCCTAATAATAACCTCCTTTCATGTCTGACTCGAGAGTCTCTCACCAAATACATTAAGTCCTTCGGTACAGAAACTGCTCGGACAGTTTACAAACTACCCTCAGCTTGTCTCTGTAACTCAGCTCTGCCAAAATCTCCCCATGTATTTGTGAGAGGGGATTATATTCCCAGTGATGTACTTCACATTCCTGTTATTAGACacacatgagtctaaggtcatTTTCCCCACTGACAAGAGTGAGCCAGAGAGATATAAAGCCGTATGGGATTGATGGAGCTCCAGCCGACACTTTTAGGATGAGTGGGGGTGAGTGGAGGCTTTTATCCTAAACAGAAATACCCTACCTCTTTAATGATGGTGAggcaaatcctcacaacaatctTTACAATTCAAAAAACATAACCCTGTTTTTATTCGACCAGAAATTAACAACGTAGTATATGGAGTATTACAAGCATGatgattttattaaatacaaattaCAGACGTTTTATTGTGGCAAACACGTCATGGAAATGGCTCTCAATGGGGATATGCTCCACTAGGGGGTGCCCTCCATTGCTaagcattcttttttttttaattattaggtGTCTTTAGGCCTGAGTGTTCTCCACTGATATTCTTTTTAATAACCAGCCATAATCATACAGAGCTGGGTTGTTTCTTGTTGTCAGTTGTGTATTTCCAATTATTTTGAAATTGCTCTGAATGAGACTTTTACAACTGAATCTCTCCACTGTAAGTTATCGCTGCTGGTAAAGCAAGTCTGTATTGCAGTGTTCCAGTGTCCAGTGCAGAAAGCTGAGAAATATGTCAAagcatttgtttggaaaagGTGCAGTCTGCTGAGGTCACTCTTTTGGCCTGCAGTGATTGCAAGGTCAAGAAAACATCGTTTGTCATTTTTACGTAGCAGTTGTTTTTAAGTATTGCTTAAATTTTTACCTTGCCACaacaattaaataattttgGAATCTGTTTTCAATGTTTTAGTTTagggagaagagaaaaaagtgttttttccttGGTGAGTGAGTAGAGATatggtgagagagagtgagtgagagagagagagagagagagagagtgagtgagtgttgtaATACCTTGGACAGAAAGCCTCTAATTtatactgaaaaataaatataatttattttagtcTGAATGTCTGCCGTCTTGTGCAATTAACAGGAAACAAGCTGGCAAAAgatgtgcatgtgtgagagagagggagagactgtgtgtgtgtgtgtgtgtgtgtgtgtgtgtgtgtgtgtgtttaatgagggtgtgttttcagtgagcCCATCATGAGCTAAATAGCCGTGTCATTATGAAGCGATCATTTATCTTTCTTCACATTATTTGACAGCAAACAGTTCTTGTTGGGGAATGCAGTCATGCCACAAaatgcactgttaggaatcTCCCTGGAAGCAGTAGcacagttagtgtgtgtttgtttttgtatatttttggaATATAAATATCTTGAATATATCAGGAAACTAATTTGTTCCTTTAATTACTTGTCCAAACtgctattatatattattaagttATTCCCTTTCAAAAAGATATCTTAGATCACGTATAAAATCCTCCTGCCCAGAAGAGCACAGGCAAAAGACCCTACGTAAAAACTGAAGATATAATGATAATGGGGCAAGACCTGGTGTTGCACCAAAAACATTCTCCATTAGGTACacactttttaaagtttttttctttgaaaacaacAGCTTAATGTTATGATCTGAAATGATATGGAGCTGTCAAGAAACCTGTAGTGATAAAAGGACACAAAAGAAGACAACAGATGCTACTGGTCTTCCTTAGAACAATGGACTGGCTGCAGCATCACTGAAtgttatctgtaagcgcttatccagttcagggtcacgtgggttcagagactacctggagtcattgggtgcaaggtgggaacacaccctggagggggcgccagtccttcaaagggcaacacacactcacacctatgcacagtctagagtcaccaatccaccaatccgtgtgtttttggactgtgggaggaaaccagagcacccagaggaaacccacgtggacacagagagaacacatcaactcctcacagacagtcacccggagcaggaatcgaacccacaacctcaggtccctggagctgtgtgtgactgcgacacctacctgctgcaccaccgtgctgccatcactgaatgtgtctgTAATTATTTGGCTCTGTCCACACCTGGCCTTTTTCTTCAGCAAGTACAAGTATTAAGTTTGAATGAGGTACAAAGTGTTTTGGATACACACTGAGATACTCTGAACAGGAGATAAGAGTAAAGGTGAGGATACTATCTCTGCAAGGTGagcacattcatttattcattcattcattgtctgtaaccgcttatacagttcagggtaatggtgggtccggagcctacccagaatcattgggcgcaaggcagaacgcaccctagagggggcgccagtaggTGAAAACATTTAATAGTGAAATACTTGATTGATTTTCTGATTCTGAAAAACtactttaaattaaatactTTACTTAAAATGACTTGTATTTTAATGTACGAGTACATTGCTGGTCCCTAAAAGTCCAGACCACGTAAACGTCCATTCAGGAGATATTCTTGCCTTGCACATCTGTATGTTTTCACTataaaaatgaaatgggattTATGAAAACTAATCAACTTCAAAATCTAGAGCTAAAATAGAATACAGTTCATGAAACTCCATACCCTCGTGTTATATAAAAacaagtttctctctctctctctttctgtctctctctctgtttatgtatgtgtgtgtgtgtgtgtgtgtgtgtgtgtgtgtgttttgagcaaGGGGCACAGAGCCAGACAGCAGGCGCCACTATTTGTGCTTGATGACCTCATCTCTGTCCGCCAGCagaacacactgtccacatccGTCATCCTTCAGAACATATgcgtgagtgtatgtgtgtgtgtgtgtgcgtgtgtgttttatgggcatgtgtgtgtttgaatccACTTATAAAAATGTGGCATGCTTTAGCAAGCTGGGAAAGCATAATTAATGTGAAGAATTTTAAAGCAAAGCTgtgttattgaaatatttatttttcttcttcatctttATTCTTCTTGTTGATGCAGTCCATGCCTCTACAACATCATTCCTTCATCAGCTTTATCAGAAAAATATCACCCCCTGCAGAAATAAGAAGTAACTGTTTCCAGACTGAGAATTAAAAGCACGCCTTAAATCCTAGTAAGAGTAAAAGTGAGGGCCTGAAGGGTCTCGCCAAGACCCATTTATTTGATGTAATAGCTATTTATACAGAGAAACCCAGCTGTTTACATCACACCAGTCTCAGCccaaacacaaagaaacaaaggcCGGATTAAAAAGGTGTTTGTATAAAACCCAGGTAGAGAAGAgctttgaactttttttttttttttcatggagaATAAACTCGTTCTGGGATCAAGCATCTGGAATCTGAGCTTCATTAGCCAGCAGATGTATGCTGGAATGTTCTTCAGAGGCTGTAAAACTTCAAACAATCTCActttaaattatgtaaattagcAGAGGTGGTGAGAGGGCCCTTAACCCAAACTCAAGCCAAATActtaaatattgatattaaaggaacgctacgtaatatttttaccttaacattCCAGTTTCTAATCCATTGTGAcgattcactgagctgtaataaggagaacagagcttGCATTTTTTGGTGCTCCAAGCTCAgcaccacagaaactgcactatgtaacttttggaggagggtaggaaactgatttcagtattcattcattcgttcattgtctgtaaccgctaaaTCCATTAtagggtctggagtctacctggaatcactaatttcactacagtgctgtaaaaataaattacactaggggaagtaccaggataaaaaaaaaacttacctAGAGCTCCTTTAACTCCACCCAAGTTCCCTATAGACCTGCAATACAGCCCCATTTTACATCTACACTATGTAGCCAAAACCTGCTCATCTCACATTCTTCTGAATGAAGCATATATGTAAGGCAGTTCCTTCTGTAAGACTAGGTTAGATatcggaacattgctgtgaggatttgatggcaacctcaaaaaattcagattaaaaacaCCACTTCAATTTGTCACAAAAAGATACTGGTACACCATCAGCacatcattgggtgcaaggcgggaatacaccctggagggggcgccagtccttcacagggcagcacatacactcacacactcacacctatggacacttttgagtcgccaatccacctaccaacatgtgtttttggactgaaactggagcacccggaggaaacccacaagggcagagggagaacacaccacactcctcatagacagtcacccggagcgggaatcaaacccacaacctccaggttgctggagctgtgtgaaactacctgctgccccaccgtgccacccccaacCTGCTTCATTTAATGTTAATTTCACTTCATTTCATGTCTGTGGGGATTTGTTCATCATGAACTTTGAACACAACGTTAAAGGAactatgtatttaaaatgttcatgacTATGACtaaagtaaaagtaaataatgaatgaaaactttacatttagaaatgcagtgtttttaaaaactttttattATAGCATTCACACGtcaaaaaatgcaaataaatacataatatatttctttaccCTGTTCTTGTGGAAACCTGgaatatataaacacagcacatgGAAAAATACATACATCTCTATGAACAGAAGTTTAAATGTCTTAAAATAGTTTCAAACTGCAGTTTCTTTCCAGCCGCCCTTGTGATTTAttagtatttattattatttctgaatAATTATTGCTGAAGCATCTTAATTAGATTTCTGGGGAGCGTCTCCCTCCAAGCTGAAATTATGAAGGCTGATAGGACTGTTGTCTCAGAAGCAAAGAAATATGGGTTTGGAGGAGGCAGCTGTCTAAttttagggtgtgtgtgtgtgtgtgggggggggttatGTGTTCAGTCTCATACTCCAAGAAGGATCCCAGAAAATAAACTGTCCTGGAGAATAGTGAGCGCGGAGCCTGTTCCATTGTCTATGAGAATAGACACATACTCTCCAGCCTGGAAAACAGATATCAGCACATCAACACATTCAATTTCTTCTTCTTTGGTGCGCATTTTACCACATGATATAACAGGGGatcactaattcattcattcattatctgtaaccgcttatccatctcagggtcacggtgggtctggagcctacccggaatcattgggcgcaaggctggaacacaccccggagggggcaccagtccttcacagggcaacacacacactcacacctatgggcacttttgagtcaccaatccacctaccagcgtgtgttttttggactgtggcagaaaatcggagcacccggaggaaacctgcgcagacactgggagaacacaccacactcctcacagacagtcacctggagcgggaatcgaaccaacaacctccaggtccctggagctgtgtggctacctgctgcaccactgtgccgttCTTAATAGGGGATcagaatagaaaaaaataataataatcgcttgtccagttcacgggcacatgaatgtgaatgtggGTATCTGGGGTCCATCAACCCACACACtttgaaacaagaccacccagtcagttaacTGTGTGCTGCCTGAGGCAGAatacatgggataaaacgagcagttctgattctgctctgcttccgACGTCAAGTGTAGAGAATTGccctgccccctcgtctgagtctgtccaatcacagctctggacccaggtttatgtgagagcacaaagacgaggttaaacacagcaaaacagacacaaagggAAAGAAGGAGAAGAGAACCGAGCTAAAGCTGCTAAAAGGCGTATAAGCAGTAAAAGAGTATCTTCACATGCTAAAATTACTAAAGATTAGTCAGAGCCTAGGGCAGACTTATTTAAGTGtgtttaaacacacatacatatagcAATGGGTCGATTATCGAGGATTTATATTCAATTTGAAGTAAGTGACTTGACTTGCTTTGTAAgtgtgttttgaaacaatacGTTTTCTATCCTTTTCCTAAAACGGAAAACACAGAGTATTGTTTGCGTCAGGTGGAGATTAGACTGGAAAATGATGAAGATTTCTTATCCGTTTATGTATTCAGATCCATACAAAGAAGGCAttgagagactgtgtgtttgtgtatgtctgAGTTAATTGAATAActggctgtttgtgtgtgtctggagcTTGGCACTGATTGTGTTTATGTTCTGAgtaattgtatgtgtgtgtattaagaCTTTACCTGCAGGTACAGAGTTCCTGTCAGAAGGATGCTGAAcacgccccctgctggactcACGCCTGTTACTGTCTCCAGAGaactgcaacacacacataataaGGTAATCATAATCAAGTCataggcagcatggtggcgttACATGTTTCGCTGCCaaacagctgcagggtctcagggtcctgggttcgatTCTCACCTTGAGcaactgtgtgtgaggagtgtgttgtgttctccctgtgtttgcatgggtttcctctgtgtgcttcagcttcctcccaaagtccaaataCACATGTAAGTGGGTACACTggcaaacactcacccagtgatcACACGCTCAGACTTCActcagccaatccacctaccagtatgTGTGTTTGCACTTTGTCaagatacccacacagacacaaggaattctgaatttgattaaatatcattaagtcaGGTATCTTTAGGgttatgatttatatttttacagagCCCTTAAAATAAGGTGCctgcaaataaacaaatgtagatTGAATATTTTTCTGTTAATGGACActgataaaaataatacatatttgtaaataaatcatCTTTTTCGTACCCTGAAAAACAATAGCTGATTTAAGCTCTTTCACAACATTATAGTCTATGTGCTATGACAACAGGCCCTTGTTGGAATAAGCTTTATTAAATGTCTATATAGGTTTATGTCAGTTGTTATTAAACTGAGAAAAGCAGCCTTTGTGACAACTGCCTCTTGTTAGGATAAGCCTTTCAAGATGTTAATATGGGGATTATGTAGGTAGTTGTCATGTAGCCTTATGAGTGATGACCTGTAGTGAAGTGTTAGTGTGGGTTTTGTACTTACACGTTGCTTTGGCAGAGAGACTCTATACATATGGAGGCTTTAACGCTGTCCTTTTGTCTCGCCTGAGGCCTTTTCTGAGTTTCACTGGATtctaagaaacacacacacacatgtatatattACGAAGTGGGATGTGTTGTGGGTGGATGTTCAGTGTAAGGACCCCACCCCTCTTCTTCTGAGCTTTATCTTTGGTTCTGTAGGAAAGGCCGGGcagcttaatttttttttttttttttgaaaaatcaCATGATGTAACAGCGCTGAAGGCGTTGCATGTGCTTCAGCTTGCATCATGATGCAATGTTTCaaatgatcatcatcatcatttaatACTGCGACCACAAACATTGGCTCAGTTTATGAGTTTGCATTTATGAGATTTCTAGGGAAATATGGCCCCGAAAGCGAAGAAAACTCCTGCCCATACATATGGCTCATTTCACAGAAGAACATTTTGTTTACTTCAGTTATATGAAGTTTGGAAATAGCTGACTGCACAGAAACTAAATTTTTTTCTGGGACAGATTCCAGTTTCTTCCCTTTCAATGACGCACACACAATTTGTTGCACAGATAAATATCTTGTATTTTGGCACTGACATTAACTCAGTTGATGTTTATCAAAACTGGAAGCATCTGAGACCTGCGTTAAAATGCTTCAGGAGGACCTCCACGAGGAACGTTCTTACTAACAATTAAGACATTTCATGTGAGACCAATAGAATAAATAGATATCACAGTGAAACTCTGGATTCGTACTGATGTTCTCACACTAAAACCATTCCATGAGCATGGACGGACCAGAGAAGTCCAAATTTGATTAGGCCAGTCCAGCTTTTctgtgaatcagacacagcagtatttaaacccctcagtgtcactgctagactgaTATAGATATGCAAATAAAATCTATTCTACTTgcatgtatttattgtttgtgttgCTTCCAGTCTTTTGACCTGTGGTGGACACTAATGCTTAGTTTGTCGTTTGAGTCCTGAGTGGCTTACCCAGCAGCAGGCTGGCTGTGAGCTGATAGAAGCCGGACACTGGTGCTGTGTATCGGCCATTACTGGTGTTGAAGCTCTGACCTCGCTGGTGGAACTGCTCAGCATCTGAAGGCTATTAGATAAGTAGACAATGATAGTAAACacacagagcaaaaataataactgataaaccgttggaacatttctaaaatgaaCTGATGGTTTTATTAGTGCAGTACAGTGTTTTGATGAgaagttctggatcaaaaacatCAGTCAAAATTATACCAAAAGTATTGGATGGAGTTCCATCACTTTTGGTTTATACTCCTCTAGATGGTGATATTATGTTCTACTGCTTCAGAGAGTCCCACTTCATTTCATGTTCTTCTGTAGAGATtggacacactgtgtgggctgTTGAACATTTGTTTCCACCGTGGGCGCACATTAGCAGATTTAACTCATTATAAATTGTGTCCACAATCATCTGGACCTATGATGTATTTCTTAGCTAAAGGCTGTAACTCAACGCACAGTTTGAGCCACAATGCTAAACCTTCATTACTTTTATACTACACTACTCTCAAAGCCAAAccaaagaagcaaacttcagactCCAAACATGACTTGGCTGATGGAAAATGTTTGAGGTAAAGGGGGGAAATTGTgcaaaattgattttttttcaccaAACCATTCCTTGAACTGCTCAGAACATCGCCAACTTGTCTCACACAGACGCCGGTGTGGTCTGCCAGAGCCTGGCCCAGCTGAGAGAAACTAGACCCAGAGCTGGGCTGTGGGTGTgaggaatggtgtgtttggttGGACATGGGCGTCACTCACGCTGCTGAAGGGCTGAAGTTCCTGGAGGCTGCGGCGAGGCACCAGAAGGTTGCGGTGCAGATGCGAGTGGAAAGCAGTGGACACTCGGGGGGGCTGGTCACACAGCAGGCAGTGGGTCCCCACCATCTCTGGACACAGGGGGAAAGCACAGTCACTGACACTACACTGTAACCTGCatagatatatatttacatttaaattaatttaaaatggttaaatctgGCAGTCCTGGATTAATCAGttaatgtgttattttgtgATTGTATTCAATTACTCAGTTGTGAGTCAATAAGCTTGTGATTCGAGTCAGCGTTGCTGTTTGATATCATATTTACTTCATCATTTCAAAGTGCCAGTAATGCAACCACATTGGAgaactcaacacacttggaggagaactctGTTCATTCTGTTATGTTAGCTTGTAAATGCCCACATTAGCCAACATTATGCTGAGTGATGAGGGCAGAGGGAGAGCCAATATTACCCAtccaaaaacagagagagagagagagcaaagctCTTTTGGACTCCCAATTacggatggctgtggcatcactgGCATTCTAACTCACAGTCTTAGACACTTGCCCAACTCTGGAGCCCCTTCCTTTGTTGCTTTGACTCCTGTTCTTTGCCTTTTGCTATTTCGCAAGCTGTCAGCTCCTCACACTGCAGCCTACCTGCCTTCTCAGGCTGGAGAAGCCTTGAGGAACAAAGATAAACAGCTAGGTGTGAAATGTTTGGGATTATCTTTGACTGACACTTGGCTGCATATAAAGTCATTAAACAATCTGTGTCTGAAAGAGAGATGTAAATATTTGGAGTGCAAGAGCGTGtatgaggagagggagaggggtgtgtgtgtgtgtgtgtgtgtgtgtgtgtgtgtgtgtgagtgtgtggtgggggAGTTGGACATGCTGCAGTGTGTGAGTTTGCGGCGCCACTGTGCTTTGCCGTGTGAATAAGAGcctttatgttttatattgcTGTCAGAACAGCCCGCAGCTCGCCGCTCCAGAGCACAAACAGACCTGTGTCTGCTTTCCTGGCCATCTGCCAACAttcattccacacacacacacggacacacacacacacccacacacaaagtACAATGTGGAATCTAGGGAATTCTTTACCCAGGCCAAGTCACATCCACGTCCAAGAAAATTACACCTATTAAGGGATCAGCCCAGCCCACAATCAGACAAGCGGCCTCCCCGACAAACCAAAGAGACAACAAACACATCACAAGCCTTGTGGTGAAAGTGACctggtccacacacacacaaacacacacacacgcactcgccaaaTACCACACATAAAACCGCTACATCATATAAACATAAGGTACATATATTGTTCTTTATATATTGATCTTGGCCACAGCTTTTCAAGTTGTTGCAGATTACTCCACCCTTCAACCTGTGCGTGTGCTAACAACACAATTACTCAAGTCCAATTTGCAGACTGGGGTTCAATTCCCTGCTCAGGTGAACATACCACACCATCCCATTTAGAGTCCCTGAGTAAGAGTCCTAAAACTACATTCGCCTACATCTGTAAAAATTATTCAAACTGCATGTCACTATGGAAAagatccattcattatctgtaaccgttatccatttcagggtcacggtgggtcaagagcctacctggaatcattgggcgcaaggcaggaatacaccctggagggggcgccagtccttcacagggcaacacagacacacacctacggacaattttgagtcgccaatccacctaccaatgtgtgtttttggactgtggaaggaaaccagagcacccggaggaaacccacgcggacacggggagaacacaccaactcctcacagacagtcacccggagtgggaatcgaacccacaacctccaggtctctggagctgtgtgactgcgacactacctgcccaCTATAGAAAAGAGCATCTGCCAAACGCCATAAACGTTAACAACACTAATGCTGAACAGAAACCTGCATCTGATTGT
This window of the Hoplias malabaricus isolate fHopMal1 chromosome Y, fHopMal1.hap1, whole genome shotgun sequence genome carries:
- the si:ch1073-184j22.2 gene encoding dual specificity protein phosphatase 14, which translates into the protein MSMSQITPTLFLGGADAPLNQALVTRKGITLIVNATLSHLCPSYPGVECIRVAVSDLPSARLSEHFDRVASRIHSNRAGGTLVHCAAGMSRSPALIMAYLMKYRGVTLQQAHSWVQRSRPYIRLNAGFWEQLLDYERKLYGKNTVKVAIPLEPLPLPQVKAPKTPKLTPRLSLRECPPSPRLSRLRRFTLSKII
- the LOC136678885 gene encoding erythroferrone-like; the protein is MLPWHGARGLLLPLVLSLLLTVCHAQESQEGLELEEESNTVSTESPETVSSDMAIVSPHRTWIVFRDNSNKGGNKKPKGKKITSKHGLPGPPGPPGPQGPPGPPGPLLPNQDEIMEDLHVKLKEMVGTHCLLCDQPPRVSTAFHSHLHRNLLVPRRSLQELQPFSSPSDAEQFHQRGQSFNTSNGRYTAPVSGFYQLTASLLLESSETQKRPQARQKDSVKASICIESLCQSNVSLETVTGVSPAGGVFSILLTGTLYLQAGEYVSILIDNGTGSALTILQDSLFSGILLGV